Proteins encoded within one genomic window of Candidatus Giovannonibacteria bacterium:
- a CDS encoding HD domain-containing protein: MKTWERYPNLARAVKRTHEEVEREFNVQAFHCHDFFHAFRVSNWAERIAPDPETARKAGVAGLLHNDDRIMQIKLGLGFADKVPTDLRVEMMISWLDAEPTGTFLPKEEKEIINAVLKHSNRNGPDDSLVLITLMDADRLVNLEADCIIRNGQYFGNALQVVDPVYLLDDPKANFRDPRSILWTMPTRFDWEQEGGFVGLRLPKAREFAKRRFAFWRLFIQETIEQIKESGAVPFPDFES; the protein is encoded by the coding sequence ATGAAGACATGGGAGAGATACCCAAATTTGGCTAGAGCGGTTAAAAGGACGCATGAGGAGGTGGAAAGGGAATTCAACGTTCAGGCGTTCCATTGCCATGATTTTTTCCACGCTTTCCGCGTCAGCAACTGGGCGGAGAGAATCGCACCTGATCCCGAAACCGCCCGGAAAGCTGGAGTCGCAGGGCTTCTGCACAACGATGACAGAATTATGCAAATAAAGCTCGGCCTTGGGTTTGCGGACAAAGTTCCCACTGATTTGCGGGTGGAGATGATGATCAGCTGGCTTGATGCCGAGCCCACCGGGACATTTTTGCCGAAAGAAGAGAAAGAAATCATTAATGCGGTGCTCAAGCATTCCAATCGTAATGGGCCGGATGACAGCTTGGTGCTGATTACATTGATGGACGCGGACAGATTAGTGAATCTGGAAGCGGATTGCATTATTCGCAACGGGCAGTATTTCGGAAACGCGCTGCAGGTCGTTGACCCGGTCTATCTCTTGGATGACCCGAAAGCCAACTTTCGAGATCCACGCTCGATTTTGTGGACGATGCCCACGCGGTTTGATTGGGAGCAAGAAGGCGGATTTGTTGGGTTGCGGCTGCCAAAGGCCCGCGAATTCGCAAAGAGGCGCTTCGCCTTTTGGCGGCTCTTTATCCAAGAAACGATTGAACAAATTAAAGAATCCGGAGCCGTCCCATTCCCGGATTTTGAAAGCTAG
- a CDS encoding N-acetyltransferase produces the protein MDKNPNQLNSPQYDKSLLKSAGENVFISANVEIRRPHLVSIGSNVDIDSGCYLTPGLEIGDYVHIAAYVTVIGWPNGFLKMGNFTNIAVGGRIICVSDTFSGDGLIGAQGIPDEFRKLKIAPVVFENFANVGAGAIILPGVTLREGSVVGAGAVVTKDTEPWTIYAGNPARPIKKRPKEKMLEYAAKLGYPNGHKTFNT, from the coding sequence ATGGATAAAAATCCTAATCAATTAAATTCTCCGCAATACGATAAATCTCTGCTCAAATCGGCGGGCGAGAATGTTTTTATCAGCGCGAATGTGGAAATCAGAAGGCCGCATTTAGTTTCTATTGGAAGTAACGTAGATATTGATTCTGGGTGTTATCTTACACCCGGATTGGAAATAGGCGATTATGTGCATATTGCGGCCTATGTTACTGTTATTGGTTGGCCAAACGGGTTTCTCAAAATGGGAAATTTTACCAATATCGCCGTGGGCGGAAGAATCATTTGCGTTTCGGATACTTTTTCGGGCGACGGGCTTATCGGCGCGCAGGGGATACCGGATGAATTCCGGAAGCTCAAAATCGCGCCCGTTGTTTTTGAAAATTTCGCCAATGTCGGCGCGGGGGCGATTATTTTGCCTGGGGTGACATTGCGCGAAGGGTCGGTTGTCGGCGCGGGGGCGGTTGTCACCAAAGACACGGAGCCGTGGACGATTTACGCAGGAAATCCGGCCAGGCCGATTAAAAAAAGGCCCAAAGAAAAAATGCTGGAATACGCCGCCAAGCTGGGGTATCCGAACGGCCATAAAACATTTAACACTTAA
- a CDS encoding glycosyltransferase family 4 protein, whose product MRIVFVTSKLNFKTAGGSIEELDLLMQTLQNLGNSVKTVTAFSANNVIPEKRPYEVIEEQITSKRLLGIAWQLYKILKKYEQMADIFHIDGHIFLYGAGLYKLLGGRDARPVAAYFNYYLMCWEDTAISLTSPPEENILIRAKKKIRWLIEKCIGMPLANRIDIFAFVSPNLKAVYEDFGLRKDPNTFVIGDLIDFQKIMRENGISEDTYLNRNKRTGPFLLFYSSRMIRGKGFDLLLHGFSRLRNKENFKLILTGIGPEAETLKKMAKDLGIEKYVEMPGWVTWERLLQYNKEADIYIQVGWKPEGTSISQLYAMAFGVPSILPGGGGLEWQAKNTAIYVRNGAHDDLARAIEKLAGDFELRAELSRNCYKRIKENSMDYRKQIPIWNEKLKSLV is encoded by the coding sequence ATGAGGATTGTTTTTGTCACTTCCAAACTGAATTTCAAAACCGCGGGCGGCTCAATTGAGGAACTTGATTTACTTATGCAGACTTTGCAAAATTTAGGGAACTCCGTTAAAACAGTTACCGCTTTTTCCGCCAACAACGTTATTCCGGAAAAACGCCCCTACGAAGTCATAGAGGAGCAAATTACTTCCAAGCGTCTTTTGGGCATCGCCTGGCAGCTTTATAAAATTTTAAAAAAATATGAGCAGATGGCCGACATTTTCCACATTGACGGCCATATTTTTTTATACGGCGCTGGGCTCTATAAGCTTTTGGGCGGGCGGGATGCACGCCCCGTGGCGGCGTATTTTAACTATTACCTGATGTGTTGGGAGGACACGGCTATCAGTTTGACGTCGCCGCCTGAAGAAAATATTTTGATTCGCGCAAAAAAGAAAATCCGCTGGCTGATAGAAAAATGTATCGGCATGCCGCTTGCTAACCGCATTGATATTTTTGCGTTTGTCAGCCCGAATTTGAAAGCGGTATACGAAGATTTCGGCCTGCGAAAAGACCCAAACACTTTTGTAATAGGCGACTTGATTGATTTTCAGAAAATTATGCGTGAGAACGGAATTTCGGAAGATACTTACCTGAACCGGAACAAGCGCACGGGGCCGTTTCTCCTTTTTTACTCCAGTCGGATGATCCGCGGGAAAGGCTTTGATTTGCTGCTTCACGGATTTTCACGTCTCCGGAACAAAGAGAATTTTAAATTGATTTTGACCGGCATCGGGCCGGAGGCGGAGACGCTCAAAAAAATGGCGAAGGACCTGGGAATTGAAAAATACGTTGAGATGCCCGGATGGGTCACGTGGGAACGCCTGCTCCAATACAACAAGGAGGCGGATATTTACATACAGGTGGGCTGGAAGCCGGAGGGTACCTCTATTTCCCAGCTCTACGCGATGGCTTTCGGCGTGCCATCTATCTTGCCCGGAGGCGGAGGGCTTGAGTGGCAGGCAAAAAACACCGCGATTTACGTCCGAAACGGCGCTCACGACGATTTGGCGCGCGCCATAGAAAAACTGGCGGGCGATTTTGAGCTCCGCGCCGAGCTTTCCAGAAATTGCTACAAGCGCATCAAAGAAAATTCAATGGATTACAGAAAACAGATTCCAATCTGGAACGAGAAACTTAAATCTTTGGTTTGA
- a CDS encoding FkbM family methyltransferase — protein sequence MLRKIYRALFLHKLFDALVDVYAFSVGYHFPKNYIRRWKLDMLFDLYEPETISLFKKIVKPGMTIIDVGAHIGYYARIASELVGGSGTVYAFEADPENFILLQKNIGRLKNIKSYRLAISDKTGQIDFYHYDEKSGVGSVLPNVPLDFKKTKISVRAANLDSFLQKNDVNKVDIIKMDIEGGEYAALQGMKKILSENKNLALIIEFAPAWVRAAGNTPLNFLNFIESFGFQIFAITKQGLSKLSPATSDADYARFIPKSADGTNFGEFVNLYCVKPKI from the coding sequence ATGCTAAGAAAGATATATAGAGCGCTGTTTTTGCATAAGCTGTTTGACGCCTTGGTTGATGTTTATGCTTTTTCCGTGGGCTACCACTTTCCGAAAAATTATATCAGGCGCTGGAAACTGGACATGCTTTTTGACCTCTACGAGCCGGAAACAATTTCTCTTTTTAAAAAAATCGTAAAGCCCGGAATGACAATAATTGACGTCGGAGCGCATATCGGCTATTACGCCCGGATTGCTTCGGAATTAGTTGGGGGCAGCGGAACAGTTTACGCTTTTGAGGCAGACCCGGAAAATTTTATCCTGCTGCAAAAAAATATCGGGCGGCTGAAAAACATAAAATCATACCGGCTTGCCATATCCGACAAAACCGGTCAGATTGATTTTTACCACTACGATGAAAAAAGCGGCGTGGGCAGTGTGTTGCCCAACGTACCGCTGGATTTTAAAAAAACAAAAATAAGCGTCCGGGCAGCCAACCTAGATTCATTCCTGCAAAAAAACGACGTAAATAAGGTGGATATTATAAAAATGGACATAGAAGGTGGCGAGTACGCGGCTCTTCAAGGTATGAAAAAAATACTTTCAGAAAACAAAAATCTGGCCTTAATCATTGAATTCGCCCCCGCGTGGGTTCGAGCGGCCGGAAACACGCCGTTAAATTTTTTAAATTTCATTGAGTCCTTCGGCTTCCAAATTTTCGCCATCACAAAACAGGGCTTGTCAAAATTAAGTCCGGCGACAAGTGACGCCGACTACGCAAGATTCATACCCAAATCCGCCGATGGCACAAATTTCGGCGAATTCGTGAATTTATATTGCGTCAAACCAAAGATTTAA
- a CDS encoding acyltransferase → MAIQEIFERIKFWRTADRIGPDIPWTHWKLHFNSTMRAFCKKKFRHFDATAELRPGSYFICPSKISIGKGVIVRPGSFLAANPKDGEHGITIEDEVLLGPGVHMYTTDHEFKNPDVPICYQDYKPSKPIVVKRGAWIGANVVILAGVTIGENSVIGAGSVVSKDIQPRVVAAGSPARVVRSLS, encoded by the coding sequence ATGGCGATTCAAGAAATTTTTGAGCGGATAAAATTCTGGCGGACGGCTGACAGGATCGGGCCTGATATTCCATGGACTCATTGGAAACTGCATTTTAATTCCACGATGCGCGCGTTTTGTAAGAAGAAGTTCAGGCATTTTGACGCGACCGCGGAATTGCGCCCCGGCTCTTATTTTATCTGCCCTTCCAAAATCAGTATTGGCAAAGGCGTTATTGTCCGGCCAGGCAGTTTTTTGGCCGCCAATCCAAAAGACGGAGAGCATGGGATTACTATAGAAGACGAAGTGCTTTTGGGGCCCGGGGTTCACATGTATACAACCGACCACGAATTTAAAAATCCGGACGTCCCTATTTGTTATCAGGACTATAAGCCATCCAAGCCGATAGTTGTAAAGCGAGGGGCGTGGATTGGCGCCAACGTCGTCATTTTGGCTGGGGTTACCATAGGAGAAAACAGCGTAATTGGCGCGGGCAGCGTGGTGAGTAAAGATATCCAGCCGCGCGTCGTCGCCGCCGGAAGCCCGGCAAGAGTCGTGCGCTCGCTTTCATGA
- the hisF gene encoding imidazole glycerol phosphate synthase subunit HisF: MKNIRIIPRLDIKGPNVVKPVHTEALRVVGDPKESAIRYHKEGADELIYLDIVASLYQRNLDFDLLKSVTENIFIPVTVGGGIRTIHDINNALRSGADKVAINTYAVRHPEFLSEAAKEFGSQCIVLYIEAKKQPNGAYEAYTDGGREHSGLDAVEWARRGIELGVGEILVTSVDRDGTRRGYDLDLIRRISAFSPVPVIAHGGAGDLESLDKVIMDGKADAISASSIFHYGDFKIGDVKNYLKAKNINVRT, encoded by the coding sequence ATGAAAAATATCCGCATCATACCGCGGCTGGACATAAAAGGGCCGAATGTTGTAAAGCCGGTGCATACGGAAGCGCTGCGCGTTGTGGGCGACCCGAAAGAATCGGCTATACGTTATCACAAAGAGGGCGCGGACGAGCTGATTTACTTGGACATCGTTGCAAGTTTATATCAGAGGAATCTTGATTTTGATTTATTAAAATCCGTAACCGAAAATATTTTCATACCGGTAACCGTCGGCGGCGGCATCCGGACGATTCATGACATAAATAACGCTCTGCGTTCGGGAGCGGATAAAGTCGCGATTAACACTTACGCTGTCCGCCACCCGGAATTTTTAAGCGAGGCGGCAAAAGAATTCGGCTCTCAATGTATTGTGCTTTACATTGAAGCAAAAAAACAGCCCAACGGCGCTTATGAGGCGTACACAGATGGCGGAAGGGAGCATTCTGGGCTTGATGCCGTAGAATGGGCAAGACGCGGTATTGAGCTTGGCGTCGGCGAGATTTTGGTGACATCGGTTGACCGCGACGGAACCAGACGGGGGTATGATTTGGATTTAATCCGACGAATCAGCGCCTTCTCGCCGGTTCCGGTTATCGCGCACGGCGGCGCTGGGGATTTGGAATCTTTGGACAAAGTTATTATGGATGGGAAAGCAGATGCCATTTCTGCATCCTCAATTTTTCATTACGGAGATTTTAAGATAGGAGATGTTAAAAATTATCTAAAAGCAAAAAATATAAATGTCCGAACCTAA
- the hisH gene encoding imidazole glycerol phosphate synthase subunit HisH has product MSEPKITIIDYGVGNLHSLRRAFKFFEIDAAISEDADEILNSDAVVLPGVGSFEAGMRGLKVRGLVDAVKEFAVSNKPMLGICLGAQILLSEGHEFGVFEGLDIIPGKVTRFPELAGGEKIPHIGWNRVSSPGGDAWNKDFYFVHSYILRPEKREHIFGLTTYGGQEFCSVVKKGNIYGTQFHPERSGDAGLEIIKNFIKIA; this is encoded by the coding sequence ATGTCCGAACCTAAAATAACAATTATTGATTACGGTGTTGGAAATCTGCATAGTCTGCGGCGGGCATTTAAGTTTTTTGAAATTGATGCGGCGATTTCTGAAGACGCGGATGAAATTTTAAACTCGGATGCCGTAGTTTTGCCCGGGGTCGGTTCTTTTGAGGCGGGAATGAGAGGCCTTAAGGTTCGCGGGCTCGTTGATGCCGTGAAAGAATTTGCTGTCAGCAACAAGCCGATGCTTGGCATATGTTTGGGCGCGCAGATTTTGCTTTCAGAAGGGCATGAGTTCGGGGTTTTTGAAGGGCTGGACATAATTCCTGGCAAAGTTACGCGTTTCCCGGAGCTTGCCGGCGGGGAGAAAATACCGCATATCGGATGGAATAGAGTCAGCTCGCCCGGCGGAGACGCGTGGAACAAAGATTTTTATTTCGTACATTCTTATATTTTGCGGCCGGAAAAAAGGGAGCACATTTTCGGGCTTACAACTTACGGCGGGCAGGAATTTTGCTCGGTTGTGAAAAAAGGCAACATTTACGGGACGCAGTTCCATCCGGAGCGCAGCGGCGATGCCGGGCTTGAGATAATTAAAAATTTCATTAAGATCGCATGA
- a CDS encoding N-acetyl sugar amidotransferase, producing the protein MISKVKNTQVKYGLPQEVKFCKKCVISNQRPNSAIEFAHTSDTRKATINFDAEGVCDACRFAKIKKTQIDWAERERQLAALCGRYRKNNGEYDCIVPGSGGKDSFYAAHILKYKYGMHPLTVTWAPHLYTDWGWKNFQAWIHAGFDNYLHTPNGNVHRLLTRLALEKLFHPFQPFILGQKSLPPKLAVSFNIPLVFYGENEAEYGNPIADMSTAKRDRSYFTAKDQSKIYLGGVSVADLKQRYDISDNDLQQYFPADPARMEKIALEVHYLGYYLKWHPQSCYYYAVEHGGFQAAPERSPGTYGKYTSIDDKMDDLNFYTMFIKFGIGRATWDAAQEIRSGDITRDEGVSLVRRFDGEYPARFEDELFQYLSITKKDFSPKIVKMFDYPAMNKKYFMKLADEFRSPHLWERLPNEEWRLKRQVS; encoded by the coding sequence ATGATTTCAAAAGTTAAGAACACGCAAGTCAAATACGGTTTGCCGCAAGAGGTTAAGTTTTGTAAAAAGTGCGTAATTTCCAACCAGCGGCCGAATTCAGCAATTGAATTCGCGCACACAAGCGACACTCGCAAAGCCACGATTAACTTTGATGCTGAAGGAGTTTGTGATGCGTGCCGCTTTGCCAAAATAAAAAAAACTCAAATTGACTGGGCCGAACGTGAACGGCAGTTGGCGGCATTGTGCGGTAGATACCGCAAAAATAACGGAGAATACGACTGCATCGTTCCGGGGTCCGGGGGCAAAGATAGTTTTTACGCCGCCCATATTTTGAAATATAAATACGGCATGCACCCGTTGACGGTGACTTGGGCGCCGCATCTTTATACCGATTGGGGGTGGAAAAATTTTCAGGCGTGGATTCACGCCGGGTTTGACAATTACTTGCATACGCCGAACGGCAATGTGCATCGCTTATTAACCCGCCTTGCTCTTGAAAAACTTTTTCATCCCTTCCAGCCGTTTATTTTGGGGCAAAAATCCCTCCCGCCAAAATTAGCCGTATCTTTTAATATCCCCTTGGTTTTTTACGGAGAAAATGAAGCAGAATACGGCAACCCAATTGCGGATATGTCCACTGCCAAACGCGACCGGTCTTATTTCACGGCGAAAGATCAATCCAAAATTTATTTAGGCGGCGTATCCGTAGCGGATCTTAAACAGCGCTACGATATTTCAGATAACGATCTTCAGCAGTATTTCCCCGCCGATCCGGCAAGAATGGAAAAAATCGCTTTGGAGGTACATTATCTGGGATATTATTTAAAGTGGCATCCGCAATCCTGTTATTATTACGCGGTGGAACACGGTGGCTTTCAGGCCGCCCCGGAACGCAGCCCGGGGACATACGGAAAATATACCAGCATTGATGATAAAATGGATGACTTGAATTTTTACACAATGTTCATAAAATTCGGCATTGGGCGCGCGACTTGGGATGCGGCGCAGGAAATAAGATCGGGCGATATAACGCGCGATGAAGGGGTATCGCTTGTGAGAAGATTTGACGGAGAATACCCCGCAAGATTTGAGGACGAACTTTTTCAGTATTTAAGCATTACGAAAAAGGACTTTTCGCCAAAGATTGTTAAAATGTTTGATTATCCTGCGATGAACAAAAAATATTTTATGAAATTAGCCGACGAATTTAGGTCGCCGCATTTATGGGAGCGTCTGCCGAACGAAGAGTGGCGATTGAAACGCCAAGTCAGTTAA